The Lentisphaera araneosa HTCC2155 DNA window GTTCGCCTGCTTTACCAATGAAACCACTGCCGACTTTCTCACTGTTCTCTTTGAATCCTGCATTGATCGACGGTTTATCGTCACTCGGGGGATTAGGATTCAAGCTAAAAGTTGCCGTTGCGATCTTCACAAAAGTTGAGTTATTGCCTTCAAGCTTAATCTCAGTAGAAATCTGTGCGTTCATTGAAGCCTCTGGAGTCCGTCCATCAGTCTCTAAAAGGCCCGACTGGAGCGCTCTTTTGGTAATCTCTCTGTAATGTAGCGCTTCACCACTCTCCTGAAGCACTGCAATTGCTGCCTGTTTAAATTTATTCATTTGTCCTCCATGACATTTATCCGAAACTTATTATCCCCGTGAAGGGTTATCACATCACGCCCTCATTGAGCTCATTAATAACACTCACCAGCTTCAGCGCGTTATCTTGGCCGTAGAGGCCGATAAAACCTCCCGAGAAGCCCTTGAACGGCTGCTCCTGCAGGAACGCCTTGGACATAAAACCATTTTTGATGTAATGATCCATTATGATCTTGATACAGTCAATCTGTTTAGCGTTGAAGGCGTGGGTATCTAGGAAGTCACTAAAGGCCTCCGAAACGGCTTTTTCATCCATACCGATTAAAGACCTTACAAAAGCTTGCAGGCTCTTACCTTCACAGTTCTCTTCAAAGCGTTCACGATCAGATACTACTGAGCTGTAAACGACCCCCTCTAGTTCCTTTAGATCTTCGTTACCCAAGGGTTTATTATTTTGTAGTTTCCAGACCGCCGCTAAATCCGGGTGAGCTAGGAAATAGCGCCTTAGGTTCTCTTTATAGTTTTCATACTCATCGCCGTAATTTTCACCTTCTTCCCAAGTCTCATCAGGATTAGTAATCGTATCTTTAAGATCTGTGTGATAAATTTTCTGACTCTCATCGTCTTTATCGAGTAGCTTGATTAATTCGCGCAATTCCTTGCGTACGTAATCCACCGTATCCAAGCTCACATCTTTCCAAAACTCTTTTTGAACTACACGATTCAACAACTCAAGCTTAGCCTTAACACTGGGAATACCCGCTTTTTGACGTAAATCTTCGGCGGTTTTCATCACTCCCTTAATCAAAGGCTGTTTTTGCTTACTCGCCTCAACTATAGCAATCATCAGGTTCAACATGCGAACATCAAAGCGTTTTTTCATTTCTTCTTCACGCTGACCCGGCATGGGTAAAGAACTTAAGTCTTTAATGAGTGTACTCAACTTACTTTCGTTCAGGCAACGCAATTCTTCTTTTGTCGACAAAAGTTCAATACTGCGACGATGTTTACGAACCAAGGCACCCGTACAATCAATGCCTGAAAGTTGCTCATGAATCCAAGAAATCGACTCTTCCCACAAGGCTTGCGTCTCAGGCACCGATTGAAACTCTGCCGTCTGCAGATAGTAAGCTAATCGGCTTCGGCACCTAAACATTTTTTGCATCAGGCTCTCCGGCGCGCCCGTTTCAAAACCCTCGGCATTGACTTTGAAGAAGTCGAAGTTGCCGCAATAATCAAATATTCGAAAATCCTTTTTGTCCTTACCTGGGCCAAACAAGTTTTCACAGGTACGTGTTCCCCGCCCAATCATTTGCCAGAACTTAGATTTCGATTTCACCGATTTGAAGAACACCAGATTCACTACCTCGGGTACATCTATACCCGTATCCATCATATCCACCGACACCGCAATTTGCGGCATCAGCTGTGGCTTTTCAAAATCTAAAATAGTCTGTTGAGGATCGTAACACTTGTTGTGAACAACCTGACAAAAGTGACCAGAGTAAGCGGGATACATCCTATCAAAAACTTCGACCACGTACTCCGCATGTTGACGCGAACGACAAAAGACAATGGTTTTCCCCAGTTTATCTCCGCCTTCAACCTTAATGCCTTCAGTCATGAGCTTGTCTAAAACCTTGCGTACCGTGTCCTCATTGAACAACCATTTATTGACCGCTTCACCTTTCACTTCTTCAGGTATTACATCCGTGAGTTCATCGGTAAAAGTTTCTTCATAATGCGCTTGTTCTTCTGGTGGCAACTCACTGTACTTAATACCACGACTTGGAAACTTAAGATCCGGTTTCTTCAGTTTGTACATAACTAAGAATTTGTCATCGACGGCATCTTTTAAGCTGTAGACATCTGTAGGCTGACCATCGGGAAGATCAAATGTTTCGAAAGTATTACGATCGCGCTGGTCCAGGGGTGTTGCCGTCAAGCCAACTAGGTTCGCATCAAAGTAATCAAAAATAGCGCCGTATTTACTATAGATTGATCGATGTGATTCATCGATGATAATCAAATCAAAATGACCCACGCCATACTGCCGCGTCCCATCCTCGTTGAGAACATCAATTTTATTGATCATCGTTTGGTAAGTACTGAACACCATACGACTTTTGTTATTCTCTTCTTCTTTGAGAAGATTCACCATGGAGAGGTTCGGCAAGTAGGGACGGAAACTCTTGCGCATAGCTTGGCCCACCAGCGTTTTTCGGTCGGCTAAAAATAAAATACGTTTGCACCAATTGCCCTCAGTCAGGCATTTGACCAAGGCTACCGCAGTTCTCGTTTTACCACTACCCGTCGCCATCACCAACAAAGCTCTACGCCGCTTTTCTTCAAAGGTCTCTAAAACTTTTTTAATTGCTCGTTCCTGATACGGACGCCCAGCAATGTTTTTATCTACACTCAAGCTATAAATCGAGGCGCGTTGATAACGCCGTTCAATTAGCGTCTCCAACTCCTTCTTTGTATAAAAACCATAAACGGATCGATCGGGGTACTGCGTATCATCCCAGATGAAGGTTTCGAAACCGTTAGTGTAAAAAAGAATCGGTCGTTGACCGTGCATCTTTTCAAGGCAGTCAGCATACAGTTTAGCCTGCTGCTTTCCTTCCTTGGCATCACGCATAGTACGCTTGGCTTCGACAACTGCTAAGGGCTTACCATTATCCCCCCAAAGCACGTAATCCACATATCCTATACCACTCTTATTTTTACCCGCCTTGGGCATGCCGGTAACTTTATATTCCTTATCGTTAGCGCCCTCTAAGTTCCAGCCAACTTCTTTGAGCAACAAGTCGATATAGAGCGTACGCGTCTCTTCTTCGTTGGGGTCAAAGTCACTTTCAAATGTCTCCTGCTCGTTGATCGTCTTGAGTGCCGCCAACTCAGCCTTGAGATTTTTGATTTCCTGCTCAGAGCGCAGGCTCGCCTGCTTCAGATTTTCTTCGTCGCGTTCACGCGCCTGATCCAGCTCTTTCTGGAAATGATCCTTAAACTTCAGCGCCAACTGCTTGGCTTCTTCCTGCTTCAAGCCCTTGACTTCAGCCGTGGGATCGGGAATATTTTTGAGATCAAAAGCTATATTCTTTTCCGCATCGGTATAATAATGCGCCAGCCACTTCACAAAGCTGAACACCGCCTCCAGTGCCGTTACCAACTCATACTCACGGAGCGCACCCTTGCTGTGAGCCGCATGGTTCCCCACTTTGATTGCAAAATGTACCCCGTCATTAACATCACGTGGAACCAGCTGCTGAAATCCGGGTGCATAGACAAACTCCCCCAAGCCCTTAGGCTTGTAGGGCTGTATTAAATTAGGGTCATTGATAAAGAGCCACTTCACCGCCACTTCCAGTGTCAATCGACAATAAAAAGCACAAGCGCGTTTATCCTGCTTCAAATGCTCTTCGGCTTTGACCCCTAGTTCGTAGACTTCTGGGAAAATATCTTTTATGAAAGTGAAGTTACTCATTCTGAAAAACTTAACCTTTACTTTTAAATTGCTTATTCAAACTATTAACTAGCACCAAAGATTCATCTTTTGATAAGTAAGGTACTTTTAAAGTTCTAGCCCAATAAAAACCTTTATCGAGAACTTGTTTGACTTTAGACGCTGACATTGACTTAGGCTTCTCAATATCATTAATAGTAGTTAAAAATTCTAATTCCCGATAATTTGCATCTTTTGCTTTATCAAATTTCACTTTTAACTTTGCCTGCAGCAACAATACCCTTTCCTTTATGATACAAAAAAACCATATCATTTTTATTGAGATAGTTAACTAATTTTTTCTGGTCTCCAAACGAAGCTACTCTCTTATTTTCAAGCATATACGATGTCGCATCCTTAATGTAACTCTGACAAGTATCGAAAATCACTCCCTTTTCCTCCGCAGGATTTGAGTGACGGTCATAAGGAATAGAGAAGAATTCGAAATACTGCTCGTCGCCTATTTCGTAAACACGATACGGGACAAAATCCAAGGATAAACCTTGTTTTTTCCAGTAATCAATTGTTTGAATTAAATCACGGTTGCCTGCACTACCAACAACCATAAGTAGTTGTTTTCGGTTGAATTCATGACTTTCCAAGGCGGTATCCAGGTCAAAGTTTTGTTGATGTTCATCGCTTAAATCAACTCGTATTAAACCATTATTTTTTCTATACGTATCGTATTTATTTTGTAACTTAGTATAATTCCATGGTGCGGCTTGTTCACAATATCGTAGAGCCTGATGAACTGCACTACTTCCAGTTGTACCACGTTTTAATTCAAAAATAATTAAATCACCATTAGAATTCAGTGCGTAAATATCAGCTTCTTCCTGGCGTTTTCGCTCCTGAAAAATTGGCATTAATTGATTATCTTCAAAAAGTACATCTAGAAGGTTCGCTGCGATAATATTTTCAAGATCCTTTTCAAGATGTCCAAGGTGCGAAAAGTCTTTAAAAGCTACAGGCTCTATTGAGTCAAATTTACCTTCGGGAGATTTTGATAAACGATAAAGCATAATTAGCGCTCTCCTTGACTTTTAAATATTTTCTTCAAATGTTCAGTCAATTTTGTCGTCTGACAAAATGCTGAAAGATCATCCGCAAAATCCATTAGTTTGTCAAGCTCAGATTTCTGAGAGTACTCTTTGGCTTTAACTCTCGTTGCTATTTCTTTAGCTTTAACTTCCTCAACTGATTTAGTTTCGAGCCACTTATTGATCAATAGGCGTTCATCTTCCTCGGCCATTATTCGAAAAAAATCAATGAGACGAATTTTTACAACTTCACGGTTACGATGAAAATCAAGGTAGGTACCAATGTCTTTAAGTTTTTGTTCTAATTCCATTTGAATAACGGGATCTTCTACAACAAAACTAACTGTTACATCTATAATTTCGCTACCAGTTTTAATACCTTTTAAATCTACGTTTTGAATATTCAGGAAATGACTTGAGAAATCTTGTTCATCTTTAAAAAGGTGTCCAAATTTCAGATGTGCGTCAAGGCGCATTGTCTTAATTTTGGCAGGTGTTAAACGCAAAGTCTGAGCCCATTCATAATTTGTCATTACATCACTATCAGGAAAGGCCTCTTGCAAACAAGAAAAAATTAACAACTCCGTATCTTTTTTAGTCATTGTCCCAAAACCGTTAACCGACCACACCTTCCAAAAGACATCGAAAAAATCGATTTTCGTGGAGTCTGGAAGGGTCGTATTTAAGTCCTCTAGCTTGATCATTTATAACCTCCTACAAGTAATTTTTAGATATGAAAATCTTTACGTACTAATTCGATTTCACGAATATAAATTGATGAAAAATTCAGCGTTTCCAAATCCTGATCTAACATCCATTTTTTAACATCTGTTAGGCTCATGTCATCTTTCGGGAGTAATTTGGAGAGCTCAATTGCTGTATGCCTGGATAAGCCTAAATTAATCAGGTTTATTTGCGTCGTTTGAGATACTCCTAATTCTAGCCATATTTTGAAGTTATTGAGTTCATCGATGGGCTCATTTATTCCTTTCTGCTGAAACGCTATTTGCAAGACATCAACATAGCAAGATATAAACTTAACAAATTTAAATCGAACAACTGTTTCAATGTCTCGCATAGACTTTCTAATGACTGTCGCTAATGATTTTTTTGGATCTTTTTTAGTCCAGTAAGTTTGGTTTTTTTTGATGATGTATGATAGCGGCATCCCACGTAACCAATTTACAATTAACAGTGCATGGTAGAATGCAATTGCTTCATTATCTCCAGATAAAAATTTACTTATCCTAGTTACAATTTTAATATAATTTTCAAGCGCATCTTCTTCTTCTGGGTATGCAGGGATTAAATCCGTAATGTTTTTATCATAATTAATAAAATATTGTAATAGCCGTTGCTGACCTATAGGAGATATACCAGGGTGATTTACTAAGTGTTTTCGTGGTAATGTGATCAGCTCATCAACACGCTGGAATACATCCTTGAAAAAAGCAATATTAATTGCATCTAAACGTCCATTTAAACGCTTGAGATAAAAATAACTAAAAGCTGCTTCAGCCTTGAAATCAAAAGGGTATTTACTTGTTAATGACTGTTCAATGTAAAAATGTATTTCATCTTTAACT harbors:
- a CDS encoding winged helix-turn-helix domain-containing protein translates to MNKFKQAAIAVLQESGEALHYREITKRALQSGLLETDGRTPEASMNAQISTEIKLEGNNSTFVKIATATFSLNPNPPSDDKPSINAGFKENSEKVGSGFIGKAGE
- a CDS encoding DEAD/DEAH box helicase family protein translates to MSNFTFIKDIFPEVYELGVKAEEHLKQDKRACAFYCRLTLEVAVKWLFINDPNLIQPYKPKGLGEFVYAPGFQQLVPRDVNDGVHFAIKVGNHAAHSKGALREYELVTALEAVFSFVKWLAHYYTDAEKNIAFDLKNIPDPTAEVKGLKQEEAKQLALKFKDHFQKELDQARERDEENLKQASLRSEQEIKNLKAELAALKTINEQETFESDFDPNEEETRTLYIDLLLKEVGWNLEGANDKEYKVTGMPKAGKNKSGIGYVDYVLWGDNGKPLAVVEAKRTMRDAKEGKQQAKLYADCLEKMHGQRPILFYTNGFETFIWDDTQYPDRSVYGFYTKKELETLIERRYQRASIYSLSVDKNIAGRPYQERAIKKVLETFEEKRRRALLVMATGSGKTRTAVALVKCLTEGNWCKRILFLADRKTLVGQAMRKSFRPYLPNLSMVNLLKEEENNKSRMVFSTYQTMINKIDVLNEDGTRQYGVGHFDLIIIDESHRSIYSKYGAIFDYFDANLVGLTATPLDQRDRNTFETFDLPDGQPTDVYSLKDAVDDKFLVMYKLKKPDLKFPSRGIKYSELPPEEQAHYEETFTDELTDVIPEEVKGEAVNKWLFNEDTVRKVLDKLMTEGIKVEGGDKLGKTIVFCRSRQHAEYVVEVFDRMYPAYSGHFCQVVHNKCYDPQQTILDFEKPQLMPQIAVSVDMMDTGIDVPEVVNLVFFKSVKSKSKFWQMIGRGTRTCENLFGPGKDKKDFRIFDYCGNFDFFKVNAEGFETGAPESLMQKMFRCRSRLAYYLQTAEFQSVPETQALWEESISWIHEQLSGIDCTGALVRKHRRSIELLSTKEELRCLNESKLSTLIKDLSSLPMPGQREEEMKKRFDVRMLNLMIAIVEASKQKQPLIKGVMKTAEDLRQKAGIPSVKAKLELLNRVVQKEFWKDVSLDTVDYVRKELRELIKLLDKDDESQKIYHTDLKDTITNPDETWEEGENYGDEYENYKENLRRYFLAHPDLAAVWKLQNNKPLGNEDLKELEGVVYSSVVSDRERFEENCEGKSLQAFVRSLIGMDEKAVSEAFSDFLDTHAFNAKQIDCIKIIMDHYIKNGFMSKAFLQEQPFKGFSGGFIGLYGQDNALKLVSVINELNEGVM